Within the Leptotrichia sp. oral taxon 498 genome, the region AAAATTAGAAAATAAAAAAATAAATTTATAAATAAAAAGTAAGAAAAGGAGACGGTTATGTCAGTATATAGTCCAGTAGTTATTGAAAATGACGGTCGTGGAGAAAGAAGTTACGACATTTATTCAAGACTGCTAAAAGATAGAATAATTTTTGTGAGTGGAGAAGTTGAAGATAATATGGCAAATGCGATTGTTGCTCAACTTTTATTTTTAGATGCGCAAGATAAGGAAAAAGATATAGTTATGTATATTAACAGTCCAGGAGGTGTAATTACAGCGGGACTTGCAATTTATGACACAATGCGTCATATAAAATGTGATGTTTCGACAGTTTGCGTGGGACAGGCTGCCAGTATGGGAGCAGTTCTTTTAGCCGCTGGGACAAGAGGGAAGAGATATTCGTTGCCGAATTCTCGGATAATGATTCATCAGCCACTTGGAGGAGCAAGAGGACAAGCGACAGATATTCAGATTCAGGCAAGAGAAATTGAACGAATGAAAGAAATCACAAGTAAAATTTTGTCTGAAGCAACGAATAAATCGGTTGAAGAAATTTATAGAGATACAGAAAGAGATAATTTTATGTCAGCCGAAGAAGCTGTGGAATATGGATTGATAGATAAGATATTATAAAAAATTTTAAAAATTTAAAGAGGTGAAAAAATGCCAAAAGATAAGAAAAAATATTACTGTTCTTTTTGCGGTAAAGAAGAGTCCCAAGTTGAAAGACTTATTCAAAGTCAGGAAGAAGAAGATGTCTTTATTTGTAACGAATGCATAGAAGAAAGTGAACAGTTACTTGAAAGTTTCAGAGAATATGACGAATTTGAAAATAGACATAAAGAGATAACACTTTTAAAACCAGTTCAAATAAAAGCAAAACTGGATGAGTATATCATTGGTCAGGAAAAAGCAAAAAAGGTTTTATCTGTCGCAGTTTACAACCATTTTAAAA harbors:
- the clpP gene encoding ATP-dependent Clp endopeptidase proteolytic subunit ClpP, which gives rise to MSVYSPVVIENDGRGERSYDIYSRLLKDRIIFVSGEVEDNMANAIVAQLLFLDAQDKEKDIVMYINSPGGVITAGLAIYDTMRHIKCDVSTVCVGQAASMGAVLLAAGTRGKRYSLPNSRIMIHQPLGGARGQATDIQIQAREIERMKEITSKILSEATNKSVEEIYRDTERDNFMSAEEAVEYGLIDKIL